CGAGCTCGCGCCCGGCGGCCGTGACCGCCGAGTTGACCTCGGGGTCGATGCCGGCGCGGGCCTTGTTGACGCCCGAAACGTTGATCATCACCTGCGGCAGCCGGGTCATCACGGCCCCGAGCTCGGCCAGCGAACGGCCCGTCGCGACCATCTGGGCGGCCACGTGCAGCGCCGTGAGGACGCCGTCGCCGGTGGTGGCGAACTCACTCATGATGACGTGCCCGGACTGCTCACCGCCGAGAGCGAACCCGTTGTTGTTCATCGACTCCAGGACGTAGCGGTCGCCGACCTTGGTCTGGTCGACCGCGATGCCGTGCGCCTTCATCGCCTGGAAGAAGCCGAGGTTGCTCATCACGGTGGCCACCACGGTGTTCACGTGCAGCGCGCCGGTCTGCTTGAGCGCCAGCGCCAGGATCGCGAGGATCTGGTCGCCGTCGATCAGTTCTCCCGCGGCGTCCACGGCCAGGCAGCGGTCGGCGTCCCCGTCGAAGGCGAAGCCGACGTCGGCCCCGTTCTCCACCACGGCGCGCCGCAGGTCGTCCATGTGGGTCGAGCCGCAGTTCTCGTTGATGTTGAGGCCGTCGGGCCCGGCGTGGATCGTCGTCACCTCGGCGCCGGAGCGCGCGAACGCGTCCGGGCCGGTGTGGAAGGCCGCGCCGTTGGCGCAGTCGAGGACCACCTTCAGGCCCGCCAGGCGCCCCGGCTCGCCCAGCGAGGCGACGAGGTGGGCGACGTAGTGGTCCACGGCGTCCGGCTGATCGACCACGCGGCCGACCTGCGCGCCGGTGGGGCGCGTCCATTCGGCGTCCAGGCGGGCCTCGATCATGTCCTCGAGGTAGTCGTCGAGCTTGACCCCGCCGCGCGCGAAGAACTTGATGCCGTTGTCGGGCATCGGGTTGTGGCTCGCCGACAGCATCACGCCCAGGTCGGCGTTCAGGTGGTTGACCAGGAAGGCCGCAGCCGGGGTGGGCACGACGCCCACCTTGACGACGTCGACGCCCGCCGACGCGAGGCCGGCCACGACGGCCGCCTCGAGGAACTCGCCGGAGGCCCGGGGATCACGCGCAACGAGGGCCACCGGACGGTGACCCTCGAACTGCCCGGTTTCACCGAGCACGTGCGCCGCCGCCACCGAGAGCTCGAGAGCGAGCTCTGCGGTGAGGTCGACGTTCGCCCTGCCCCGGACCCCATCGGTACCGAAGAGCCGTGGCACGGGCGTCAGCGCTTGCTGTAC
Above is a window of Propioniciclava coleopterorum DNA encoding:
- the glmM gene encoding phosphoglucosamine mutase; translated protein: MPRLFGTDGVRGRANVDLTAELALELSVAAAHVLGETGQFEGHRPVALVARDPRASGEFLEAAVVAGLASAGVDVVKVGVVPTPAAAFLVNHLNADLGVMLSASHNPMPDNGIKFFARGGVKLDDYLEDMIEARLDAEWTRPTGAQVGRVVDQPDAVDHYVAHLVASLGEPGRLAGLKVVLDCANGAAFHTGPDAFARSGAEVTTIHAGPDGLNINENCGSTHMDDLRRAVVENGADVGFAFDGDADRCLAVDAAGELIDGDQILAILALALKQTGALHVNTVVATVMSNLGFFQAMKAHGIAVDQTKVGDRYVLESMNNNGFALGGEQSGHVIMSEFATTGDGVLTALHVAAQMVATGRSLAELGAVMTRLPQVMINVSGVNKARAGIDPEVNSAVTAAGRELGEAGRVLLRPSGTEPLVRVMVEADTGERAQQIAERLAAVVKERLSL